A single genomic interval of Papaver somniferum cultivar HN1 unplaced genomic scaffold, ASM357369v1 unplaced-scaffold_7, whole genome shotgun sequence harbors:
- the LOC113343894 gene encoding DUF724 domain-containing protein 2-like, which produces MGGFRHGDLVEVSSKEEGFLGSYFEARIIKQTEKDEFLVEYTKLHEEDNEKCLLREVVPRSEIRRMPPNFKASYFNIGDPVDVFCKDGWWYGIVTGRDPIRSKRTGEDRSIYSVYFPLSGEEIEYRKWELRAHLERINGNWIASRVPRNSYGCGSGGFVKKSSSGGVLV; this is translated from the coding sequence ATGGGGGGTTTCCGTCATGGTGATTTAGTCGAAGTAAGCAGTAAAGAAGAAGGATTCTTGGGTTCGTATTTCGAAGCAAGAATAATCAAGCAAACGGAAAAGGACGAGTTCTTAGTTGAATACACAAAGTTACACGAAGAAGATAATGAGAAGTGCTTGCTAAGAGAAGTTGTTCCTCGCAGTGAAATTAGACGCATGCCTCCGAACTTCAAAGCATCATATTTCAATATCGGTGATCCAGTTGATGTTTTCTGCAAGGATGGGTGGTGGTATGGGATAGTTACGGGTAGAGATCCTATTCGAAGTAAGCGTACTGGGGAAGATCGTTCTATATATTCTGTATACTTTCCTTTGTCTGGAGAAGAAATCGAATACCGCAAGTGGGAATTGAGAGCTCATCTTGAACGGATTAATGGTAATTGGATTGCTTCACGAGTTCCCAGAAATAGTTATGGATGTGGATCAGGAGGATTTGTCAAGAAAAGTTCTTCCGGTGGTGTTTTAGTTTGA